The following are from one region of the Andrena cerasifolii isolate SP2316 chromosome 1, iyAndCera1_principal, whole genome shotgun sequence genome:
- the LOC143377685 gene encoding uncharacterized protein LOC143377685: MERPLRPKKRSTKGEKCKKETEAVPPVLGAREDATDDAKEQYLFLVEFYIHHVTSDRLAKLNQMFFVPTTIFFEFLRFTNEEGFEITPVDPLFNPQAGVADDTEHFYSGRSILFAIDQNTVVNKLFDFVVKLCVRKRMPEGVKPDVLIGAGELDLSKHFAALRKEMLQCWNKMAPPPKTFEGEVPLMYNDDVIGAVCLFVRISAYGQTIVTEFDAPPERTVSTYVFRGDEADQKSLVYNCRVIDSKVADICRDSKDDLPREAPCRVCVKEQHPCTPCGHSQGATLKPNMTCRSAETQEPGRSVSRSQSRSRSRSKPETCSDVHKQSGLIQSSRGPALPCGKAVVLKVSGVLDTDTDRKPTVTVAPESDAAGPRSTDPDHDVFVLRIGKKGIVGAGEKSDIQLEMKTPKGPEKGPPIRYETRDVQTERMRRTKKGGKKKKKN, translated from the exons ATGGAGCGCCCGCTGCGTCCCAAGAAGCGGTCTACGAAAGGGGAGAAGTGTAAGAAGGAAACGGAAGCGGTACCACCAGTGCTTGGCGCCCGTGAGGACGCAACCGATGATGCGAAGGAGCAGTATCTGTTCCTGGTGGAGTTCTACATCCATCACGTGACTAGCGACCGCTTAGCGAAGCTGAATCAAATGTTCTTCGTCCCCACTACGATTTTCTTCGAGTTCCTGCGATTCACTAACGAAGAAGGCTTCGAGATCACGCCCGTGGACCCTCTGTTCAACCCTCAAGCCGGGGTGGCGGATGACACAGAGCACTTTTACTCGGGACGCTCGATTTTGTTCGCCATCGACCAAAACACGGTGGTGAACAAGCTCTTCGACTTCGTGGTGAAGCTTTGCGTGAGGAAGCGGATGCCGGAAGGCGTGAAGCCGGATGTGCTGATAGGTGCCGGAGAGCTGGACCTCTCCAAGCACTTCGCTGCTCTGAGGAAGGAGATGCTGCAGTGCTGGAACAAAATGGCACCGCCGCCGAAGACGTTCGAGGGAGAGGTGCCGTTGATGTATAACGATGATGTTATTGGCGCTGTGTGCTTGTTCGTTAGGATATCCGCGTACGGGCAGACCATCGTCACGGAATTCGACGCACCACCGGAGAGGACCGTGTCTACGTATGTTTTCAGAG GCGACGAGGCGGACCAAAAGTCACTAGTCTACAACTGTCGCGTGATCGACTCCAAGGTCGCCGACATCTGCCGAGACTCCAAGGACGATCTGCCGAGGGAAGCTCCCTGTCGCGTGTGCGTGAAGGAGCAGCACCCCTGCACCCCCTGCGGTCATTCGCAAGGGGCCACCTTGAAACCGAACATGACCTGCAGGTCCGCTGAGACGCAGGAGCCCGGCAGGTCGGTGTCGAGGTCGCAGTCGCGGTCGAGGTCGCGGTCGAAGCCAGAGACGTGCTCGGACGTGCACAAGCAGAGCGGATTAATTCAGTCGAGCCGGGGCCCTGCGCTGCCGTGCGGGAAGGCGGTGGTCCTGAAGGTGTCCGGGGTGCTGGACACCGACACAGACAGGAAGCCGACGGTCACGGTGGCGCCAGAGTCCGACGCCGCAGGTCCAAGGTCCACTGATCCTGATCACGATGTCTTCGTGCTGAGGATCGGGAAAAAGGGCATCGTCGGGGCCGGCGAGAAGTCTGACATACAGCTGGAGATGAAGACGCCGAAGGGGCCTGAAAAGGGCCCGCCCATCAGGTACGAGACCAGGGATGTGCAGACGGAAAGAATGCGCAGAACGAAGAAAgggggaaagaagaagaaaaagaattga